The sequence GCGAAGGCGGTCGCACGGTCCGCTTCGAGGGAGGTGTTCACCAGGTGCTTGGTCAGGGCGAGGGCCCTGGTGGGGCCGGCCGCCAGGCGGGTGGCCCAGGCGTGGGCCGTCTTCTCCAGGCCGTCGTCGGGCACGACCCTGTTGACGAGTCCCGCCCGCTCCGCGTCCGCCGCCGAGAGCGCGTCCCCGAAGAACATCAGCTCCTTCGCGCGCTGCGGGCCGAGGAGACGCGGGAGTAGATAGGCGCCGCCGGCGTCCGGCACCAGTCCCCGGCGTACGAACACCTCGATGAAGCGCGCCGACTCGGCGGCCAGGACCAGGTCGCAGGCCAGGGCCAGGTGCGCGCCGAGCCCCGCCGCCGTGCCGTTCACGGCGGCGATCACCGGCTTCTCGCAGTCCAGTACGGCCGCGATCAGCCGCTGGGCGCCCAGGCGCAGCATCCGGGCCACGTCCCCGGGGAGCCGTTCCCCGGAGCCGGAGCCGGAGCCGGAGCCGGAGCCGGAGCCGGAGCCGGAGCCGGAGCCGGAGCCGGAGCCGGAGCCGGAGCCGGAGCCGGTGTCGGTGCCCCGCAGGTCCGCCCCCGCGCAGAAGCCGCGGCCGGTGCCGGTCAGGACCACGGCCCGGGTCTCCGGATCCGCCGAGGCCGCGGTGAACAGCTCGGTCAGCCGGTCCCGCATGGGGGGTGTGAGGGCGTTCAGGGAATCCGGGCGGGACAGCGTCACATACGCGACGCGGTCCCTGACCTCGTGCGCGACCCCGATGCCCGTCACCGGCACACCACCAGGGCGTCCAGCGCCACCGCGCCCTGCCCCCTCGGCAGGACCATCAGCGGGTTGATGTCCAACTCGGCGATGTGGTCGCCGAGTTCCATCGCCATGCGCTGGACCCGCAGGATCACCTCGACCAGGGCGTCGCGGTCGGCCGGCGGCCGGCCCCGGACGCCGTCCAGCAGGGCCCGGCCGCGCAGTCCGGCGAGCATGGCATGGGCCTGGTCCTCGCCGAACGGCGGGATGCGGACCGCCGTGTCGCGCAGGACCTCGACCAGGATCCCGCCGAGGCCCGCCGTCACGGTCGGACCGAACAGGTCGTCGTGCGTGACCCCCACGACCATCTCCACACCCTGTTCGACCATCTGGCACACCAGGATCCCGTCCAGCGAGACCCCCTCGTAGCGGGCGATGTCCGTCAGCTCGCGGTAGGCCTCCCGGACCTGGCTGGCCGACGTCAGGGCGACCTTCACCAGGCCGAGTTCGGTCTTGTGGGCGATCTGCGCGCCGGACGCCTTCATCACCACCGGGTAGCCGATCTGGGCGGCCGCGCGGACGGCCGCCGCCGCGCTGGTCACCAGCTGCTCGCGCGGGACCCGGATGCCGTAGGCGCGCAGCAGTTGTTTGGCCGCGTGCTCGCTGAGCTGCCGGCCCGGGCTCATCAGGGCCTCCGCCTTGCGGAAGGAGGGGGAGGGGGTGCGCGGGGCCTCGTCGAAGGGGGAGCGGTAGCCGCTCACGAACGCGTGGTGGTCCAGCCAGGCGCGGACGGCCGTCAGGCAGTTGCCCACCGTGCGGAACGTGGCCACCCGGGAGGAGCCGAGCAGCACCTCGCGGTACGCGGGCTCCGTGCCCACCGGGGAGCCCCACACCACGCAGACCAGTTTGTCCGTCTCCTCGGCCGCCGCCACCAGGTCCGCCACCAGCTTGTCGCTCAAGGGCGGGAAGGGGCCCGTGACCGGGCAGACCAGGACGCCGACCGAGGGGTCCGCGAGGAGCGCGTCGATGATCTTCCGGCCGCGCCGGTCGCCGACCGGGTGCCCGCCGTTGTCCACCGGGTTGGCCACGCTCAGGTACTCCGGTATCCACTGGTGCAGCTCGGCCTGCTTGGCCTGCGACAGGCGGGGGAGGCGGAGTCCGGCCGCCGTGGCCAGGTCGGCGACGTGCGCGCCCGTGCCGCCGGAGATCGAGTAGACGGCCACGCCGTCCGCCAGCGGTGCCCGCGCCCGCGCCAACAGGGCTGCTGTGTCCTGGAGTTCGTCCAGCCCGTCGACGCGCACCACCCCGTACTGGCGCATCGCCGCGTCCACCACGTCGTCGGCGCCGGTGAGCTTGCCCGTGTGCGAGGCGGCCGTGCGCGCGCCGGCCTCGGTGCGGCCCACCTTCACCGCGACCACCGGCACCCTGCGGCGGGCGGCGCGGTCGGCGGCCAGCAGGAAGGCGCGGCCGTCCTTCAGGCCCTCCACGTAGGCGGCGATGGCGCCGACCTCGGGCTGCTCGGCGAAGTACGAGATGAAGTCGGCGCTCTCCAGGTCGGCCTCGTTGCCGGTGGGTGCCCAGTGCGAGAGGCGGATGCCCAGCTGCTGGAGCGAGAACACCGGGCGGCCCTGGTGGCCGGACTGGGTGATCAGCGCGATCGCCGGGCCGGTCAGGTCGTCCCGGAAGCGCTCGAAGGCGTTCAGGTTGGTGTTCGGGCCCAGCAGGCGCAGGCCGGAGCGGCGTACGGCGTCCGCGAGCCGCTCCTGGGCCGCGGCGCCCGCCTCGCCGGTCTCGGCGAACCCGGAGGCGAAGGCGACCGCGAACTTCACCTTGGCGTCGGCCAGTTCCTCGATCACCGGCAACGGGTCGGCGACCAGCAGGACGGCGAGGTCCACCTGCCCGGGCGGCAGTTCGGCGACGGAGGCGGCGCAGGGGACGCCGAAGACCGAGGGGCGGGTCGGATGCACCGGATGCACCCGCGCCCCCACCCGCCCGGCCCAGTCCAGCAGCTGCCGGGTGATCCCGGTGTTCGGGCGTCCGTCCGCGTCCGAGGCGCCGATCACGGCGACCGACTCGGGCCGGAAGAAGCGGGTCAGGTCCGGTACGTCCGCGTACAGCGGCCGCCCGCCGACGTCGAGGTCGTCGACCCGGTCGTGGACGACGGGCCCGGGCCGCTGCTCGCCGCAGGCGATGACCCGGGCCCGGCGGGAGTCGGTGGTGAGGGTGCCGTGGGTTGATCCAAGCATCGGTCCGCCCGCTCCTGTGAGACAGCACAAGTAAACTGACGCTGTGTCAGATTACTGAACTGACGCACGGTCAGGAACTGGTCGGACATTCAAAGTTACCGGCGGGTGCGAACCCCTGTCATCGAAGGTGCCCGGCGATCGCCTTCGCGATCCGCCCGGCGTCGAGCGCCAGCTCGCGGAACATCCCGCTGATCGGGTTGGTGAACCCGGTGAAGTACAGCCCGGGCGCCTGCGCGGGCGCCCGGCCGCCGTGCACGACCGGCCTGCCGTGCCCGTCCAGCACCCCGAGGTGCCCGACCAGGCTCTCCAGTGCCCGGGTGTATCCCGTCGCCGCGATCACGGCGTCCGGTGAGATCCGGGTGCCGTCGGCGAGGGCGACCTTTCCGGGGCTGCCGCCCTCGAACGACTCGACGGCGGCCACGATCTCCACCGCGCCCCCGCGCACGGCGTCGACCAGGCCGACGTCCTGCACCGGGATCGCCCCCTGCCGCACCCTGCTGTACAGGCCGGTGTCCGGGCGCGGCAGCCCGTGTGCCGCAAGGTCCGGCACGGTCGCCTTCGCGAGCGGTCCGGCGAGCCGGTCCACGAGTCCCACCGGCAGCCGCCGTACCAGCACGCCCGTGTACTGGGCGGCCCAGCCGAGCGTTGAGCGGCGCAGGATGTGCGGGACGGTCCGCACGGCCAGCCGCACCCGCGCGGCCCCGCTCTCCGCCAGGTCCACGGCGATCTCGGCGCCGGTGTTGCCGACGCCGACGACCAGCACGTCCCGGCCGGCGTACGGCTCGGCGTTGCGGTAGGCGCCGGCGTGCAGGAACTCCCCGCCGTACGCCGCCAGGCCCAGCCAGTCGGGCAGGTGCGGGGTGTGGTTGTGGCCGGTGGCGACGACCACCGCGCTGCCGGTCAGCTCGCGCCCGCCGGAGGCGTGCAGCAGCCAGCCGGTGCCGTCCCCGGTCCGCTCGACGCGGAAGACCTCGACCCCGGTGACGATCTCCAGCTCATGGTGCTCGGCGTACTTCTCCAGGTACCGCAGCACGTCGTCCCGGGCCACCCAGCGCCCGAACCTCCGGGGGATCTTCAGGCCCGGCAGGGCGGACAGCCGCCGGGTGGTGTGCAGCCGGAGACGGTCGTAGTGGCCCCGCCAGGACGCGCCCACCGCGTCGGCCTTCTCCAGGATCACGGCCCGTATGCCCCGCGCCCGCAGCGCGTACGCGGCGGCCAGACCGCCCGGGCCCGCACCGATCACATAGACCGGGCGGCCGTCGGAGGTCGGGGAGAACTGCGCGGAAGCGGAGCGTGAGTCGGCCATGCTCGGAGCGTAATCACTGGCCAGGTTGATGGGTCTCGGTCAAGACCGGAATTGGTTGCGGATTGATCACGCATGTAGGAGGAGTGGGTGGGGCCGGTGACGTAGGACACCTGGTTGTGGCGGTACGGCGTTCGGCCCCGCCCCGCGTACTGGTTCCACATCCTGGGTCCCGCGAGTGGGCTTCCCCCGACTTCTGACGTACCGTCAGATCCATGGACTCCATAGGGATGGCCGGCCCCCACTGGCTGGCGGTGCTGCGGATCGGTCTCGGTCTGTGGTGGCTGGAGAGCTGGCGGCACAAGGACAAGAAGGCCTGGTTCGAGCGGGGCAGCGGCATCGCGTGGGCGGCGGGGATCGCGGAGAAACACCGCTGGGCGCCGGTACGCACCGGCTTCGAGACGATGGTGAGACCGCACCCGAAGCTGATGGCGTACGTCGTCGCCTACGCCGAACTCGCCCTCGGGCTCGGCCTGATCCTCGGCTTCCTGACCCCGGTGGCGCTGATCGGCGGCCTGCTGCTGAACGTCATCTACTTCGTGCTGATGATCCACGACTGGGCGGAGCAGGGCCAGAACTCGATGATGGCGCTGATCTCGCTCGTCGGGTTCTTCGGGATGGCGTGGCAGACCTGGTCGCTGGACGCGTGGCTGGGGTGGTTCTGATGGGGGCGGCGCGCCACGACCTTCCGGAGCCCGACGCCCTCACGCGCCCCTACTGGGAGGCGGCCGCGCGGGGCCGGCTGCTGATCCGCCGCTGCGGGGCCTGCGGCCGGGCCCACCACTACCCCCGCGAGTTCTGCCCGCACTGCTGGAGCGAGGACGTGACCTGGCAGGAGGCGAGCGGCCGGGCCGTGCTCTACACCTGGTCCACGGTCCACCGCAACGACCTGCCGCCCTTCGCCGGGCGCACGCCGTACGTCGCCGCCGTGGTCGACCTCGCCGAGGGACCGCGGATGATGACGCAGATCGTGAACTGCGCGGACGGGGCCCTGACGGCGGGGATGGCGCTGCGGGTGGCGTACCGGGACGGAAATCCGGTGTTCGAGCCCGACGCCGGACCGGATGATAGGGGTGCATGAGCCCCGAGAACTGGTATCTCACCGAAGACCTCGACGAGTTCCTCGCCCGCGCGGGCGGCTTCCTGCACTCCCGCCCGGCGCCGCACACGGTGGCCCTGACGGTGACGGACGCGCTGCGCCGCCGCGGCCCCCACGTCTTCGGCCCCGAGGACCCCGTCTTCGGAGTTCTGGAGGACGCACCGGACGAGGGCGGCGCCGGAGCGGTCCGCGCGGTCCTGCTGCACACCCCGCCCTTCCCCCTGCACGTCACCGCGCTCACCCCGGCAGGGGCGGACGCCCTGGCGGCCCGGCTCGCGGACCTGGACCGCGCGGTCCCGGGGGTCTCCGGGCCGCAGGAGACGGCGCAGGCCTTCGCGGCGGCCTGGCAGCGCAGGACCGGCGCGGCGGGCACGGTCCAGCAGCGGCAACGGCTGTACCGGCTGGCCGAGTTGACGGTCCCGGAGCCGGCGCCCGAGGGGCGGGCCCGGCTCGCGGTCGGCGGGGACCGCGAGCTGCTGGCCCGCTGGTACCGGGAGTTCGCGGGGGCCACCGCACAGGAGGCCGGCATGGACCCGGCCGAGTGGGCCGACACCCGCATCGCCCACGACGGCGTCACCCTCTGGGAGACCCCGGACGGCACCCCCGTCTCCATGGCCGGCACCACCCCGGAGATCGCCGGCCAGGTCCGCATCGCCCGCGTCTACACCCCGGCCGGGCTGCGCGGCCGGGGCTACGCGGGCGCGGCCACGGCGGAGGCGAGCCGGGTCGCGCGGGAGGCGGGCGCCGCGGAGGTGCTGCTCTTCACGGACCTCGCCAACCCGACGAGCAACGCCCTCTACCAGCGGATCGGCTACCGGCCGGTGGCGGACTCCACGGTGTGGAGGTTCGGGGACTCCGCCGGGTGAGCCGCATGCCCCACGGCGGGTCGGCGCACCGACAGGGCGAACGTTGCCTGTTGGGCACTAAGGCCAGAGCAACGTCCTGCTCCAGCCGAACTCCGTGCTCCGGTACTCCAGTCGTACGTGCCGGCGGTCCGGGTCCCCCTGGAAGAACTCCACCGTCTCGGGGCGCAGCCGGTACAGGGTCCAGGTCGGGGACGGCTCGGCCGGGTTGGCCCGCGCGCGCTCCCAGGCCGCCTCCGAGGCCCGGCGCAGCTCCTCGACCGAGGAGAGGTCCTCGCTCTGGCGGCCCGTGAGCGCGGCGGCCAGCGCGCCCGTCGAGCGGGCGTGCAGATCCGCCTGGCTCTGGCCCGCCGGTGCCGCCGTCACCGGCCCGCGCACCCGCACCTGGCGGCCCAGCACCGGCCAGTAGAAGGCCAGGGCCGCGGACGGGTGTGCGGTCAGGGCGCGGCCCTTGCGGCTGGTGCGGTGCGTGGCGAAGGTCCAGCCGTCCGCGTCGGCGCCGTGCAGCATCACGATCCGTACGTCGGGCTCGCCCGCCTCGTCGACGGTCGCCAGCGACATCGTGTGCGGCTCCGGCTGCCCCGCGGCCACCGCGTCCGCGAACCAGTCCGTGAACAGCAGCAGCGGTGTCGGCGGGGCGGTGTCCGGGTCGAACGGGCGCAGGTCCGTGACCTTCGGGTCCCATACCCGCAGTGACCTCAGCAGCGCGTGAAGATCCGTTTCCATGCCCCGAGTATCACCACTGAGTCATCCGTTCGGTGCCGCCCGCCGACGCGCACAGGTGGCTCCGGGTGCGCGAGCGCCGCGGTGCGCGGACGCTGGTGGGCACGGGCCTCGGGACCACGGGACGCAGGGTGAGGGGCGATGATCGTAACGGTGGTGTCGATGCCGGAGGGGGCCCGGCGCAGGACGAGCAGCTGGCCCGGCGGCCAGGCCTGGGAGAGGAGGAGCTGGCCTGGTTCGGCCGGATGGACGAGCCGGTACGGGCCGACTTCCTGGGGGACGTCCTCGGCCTGGCGGCGCGCATCGGGGGACACCTGCGACGGGAGAGGCCCATGACTCCGTGGCCGTGCTCTTCCTCATGCTCCAGGAGGCCCTCGCGACCTTCCGGCGGGCCGCGGTCGCGACCCTGCTGGAGGTGGAGGAGCTGGAGGACGCCATGTTCGAGCGGCGGCGCCCCGAGCACGTCTACCGGCTGGTGCAGCTGCGCCGCCGCGCGGCCCTGCTGCACCACTCGCTGCTGCCCTGCCTCCACGTGGTGGACGAGGTCATCACCCGCAGGCTGATGAGCCGCGACTTCCCCGCGGAGCGGCGGCGGCCCGCCCGGGAGTTCCAGCACGCCGGGCGTACGGTCCTCACGGCGATCGAGGCCCTCCAGGACGCCGTCCGCCGGGCCCTCGCCGGCTACTCGGCCCTGGTCGCGGGCGAGCAGAACGGCGTGATCAACCGGCTGGCCATCGTCTCGGTGATCTTCCTGCCGCTGTCGTTCCTGACCGGGTTCTTCGGCATGAACTTCACGTTCCTGGCGGACGAGCTGGAGAGCCGGGACGAGTTCTGGCTGCTCGCCGTGGGACTTCAGGTGCTCGTCCTGTTCGGCTCCCTGTACGTGCTGTACCGCACCCGGATCTGGCGCAGCCTGCGCGACGACGACTAGGAGGCCTGCGGGTCAGCGGCCCAGCACCACCGTGCCCGACGAGCAGAACCAGCCGCCGGTGCCCGAGGCGACCCCGAGCCGGGGCACGTCCCCGTCCCGGCCCCGCACCTGCCGTTCGCCCGCCTCCCCGCGCAGCTGCCGTACCGCCTCCACCAGGAGGAACAGCCCGCGCATCCCGGGGTGCTGGGCCGACAGGCCGCCCCCGTCCGTGTTCACCGGCAGCTCCCCGCCCCGCACCAGCAGCCGGCCCTTGCCCACGAACGCCCCGCCCTCGCCCTTCGCGCAGAAGCCCAGGTCCTCCAGGGTCACCAGGGTCATGTAGGTGAAGGCGTCGTAGATCTCCGCGAAATCCATCTCGGCGGGGCCCACACCGGCCCGCTCGAAGGCCAGCCGTCCGCTCACCGCCGCCGGTGACACCGTGAAGTCCGCCCACTCGGACATCGTCGCGTGCGAGGTGTGCTCGCCCGTGCCGAGGACCCAGACGGGGGCCGTACGGCAGTCCCGTACGTACTCCTCGGCCGCCAGCAGCACCGCCGCCCCGCCGTCCGAGCGCAGACAGCAGTGCAGCTTGGTGAAGGGGTCGGCGATCATCGGGCCGGCCAGGACGTCGTCCACCGTGACCGGGTCGCGGAACATCGCCTCCGGGTTCAGCGCCGCGTTGGCCCGGGCCTGCACCGCGACCTCGGCCAGCTGCTCGACGGTCGTGCCGTGTTCGATCATGTGGCGGCGGGCGGCCATCGCGTACTTGGCGATCAGCGTGTGGCCGTAGGGGACTTCGAACTGCAGGGGCCCGCGGGCGCCGAAGGACAGGTCGCCCGTCCTGCGGCCCGCCTTGATGTCCGCCTGGGCCGTCGAGCCGTAGACGAGGAGGACGGCGTTCGCGTGGCCCGCCGCGATCGCGTCGGCCGCGTGCGCCGCCATCACCTCCCAGGCCGAGCCGCCGACCGAGGTGGAGTCCACCCAGGTCGGGCGCAGGCCCAGGTACTCGGCGACCTCGACCGGGGCCAGCGTGCCGAGCCCCGCCGAGGCGAGACCGTCGACCACCGCGCGGTCCAGGCCCGCGTCGGCGAGGGCGCGGCGGGCGGCCTGCGCGTGCAGGGCGTACGCCGTCGCGTCGGCCACGCGTCCGCAGTCCGACAGGGCCACACCGACGACGGCGACTTTCCGGCTCCCGCGACTCATGGAAGGGCTCCTCCCCCTGGGCATCTCGCTGTGTCCCTCCTAATATGACGCCCCGTCAGATATGCAGGGAAGGGCAGGGCCGGCCATGGACACGCGCCTCACCGCCGAGCAGGACGAGATCCGCCGCACCCTGCGCGAGCTGCTGCACAAGCGCTGCGGCTCGCCGGAGCTGCGGGCGGCCGTGGACGGCCCGGCCGGGTACGACCCCCAGCTGTGGTCCGCCCTCGCCGACCAGCTCGGCCTGCCGGGGCTCGCCCTGCCCGAGCGGTACGGCGGCGTCGGCTGCTCGGTCACCGAACTGGCCCTCGCCTGCGAGGAGACCGGCCGGGCCCTCGCCCCCTCCCCGCTGCTCGCCACCTGCGTCCTCACCGCCCCGCTGATCCTCGCCCTGGGGACGGACGCCCAGCGCGCCGGACTGCTGCCCCCGCTGGCCGCCGGCACCCGCACCGCGGCCCTCGCCGTACCGGGGACCGACCTCGCCACCGCGCTCGCCCTGAGCGGCGGGAACGAGCGGTACGCCGCCGGCGGCGGACGGGCCGGGGGCGTCCAGGCCCGGCGGACGGCGGACGGCTGGCTGCTGTACGGGCAGGCCGACCAGGTGCTGGACGGGCACAGCGCGGGCCTGCTGCTCGTCGCCGCGCACACCGGCGGGTTCGCCCGGTCCCGGACCCGGCTGTTCCTGGTCCCGGCGGACGCGTCAGGTGTCGTGCGCACCCGGCAGACCGCCCTCGACGCCACCCGCTCCCAGGCCCGCGTCCAATTGCGGGACGTGCGCGCCGAGTTGCTGGGCGAGGAGGAGGCGGACGACAGGGCCGTCCGGTCCGCCCTCGCCGCCCTCGGGGACCGTGCCGCCACCGTGCTCGCCTGCGAGGCCGTGGGGGCGGCCGGCCGGGTGCTGGAGCGGACCGTGGAGTACGTCCGGCAGCGCGAGCAGTTCGGGCGGCCCGTCGGCTCCTTCCAGGCGGTGAAACACCGGCTGGCCGACGTGTATGTGGCGGTGCAGGCGGCGCGCTCGGCCGCGTACTACGCCGCCTGGGGGACGGCACACGGCGAGCACGTGGGCGCACTGGCGCTCGCCCAGGCCCTGGAGGCGCTGCGGACGGCCGCCGCCGAGGGCATCCAGCTGCACGGCGGGATCGGCTTCACCTGGGAGCACGACGCCCACCTCTACTTCAAACGGGCGGCCGGGGACGAGCTGCTGTTCGGGCCGCCGCACCGGCTGCGGGACCGGGCCGCCGAGACCTCCGGGCTCTTCGCGCACGGGGAGGCGACCGTCTGATGGCCGCCTTCGGTGTCCGCCTCGTCCAGCGGGTCTCGTCCACCCGGGCCTTCGCCAGGGTCGCCCCGCACGTCGTCCCGGCACTCGACCGTACCGTCCACCGCCTCACCCGGGGCAAGGTGCTGCTCAGCGCCCGGATGCTGCCCGGGGTGATCCTCACGTCCACCGGTGCCCGCAGCGGACTGCTCCGCCGGACCCCGCTGGCCTGCATGCCGGAGGCGGACGGGAAGAGCTGGGTGCTGGTCGGCTCGAACTTCGGCCGGGAGGGGCACCCGGCCTGGACCCACAACCTGCTGGTGCACCCCGAGGCGTCGATCAGCTGGAAGGGCCGGGACATCCCGGTCACCGCCCGGCTGCTCGAGGGAGAGGAACGGGCTGAGGCGTGGCGGGCGGTCCTCGCCTTCTGGCCGCCGTACGCCGCGTACCAGGACCGGGTGACTAGGCAGATCCGCCTGTTCCGGCTGACTGCGGCTGCCGACGGGGCTACAGCGTAGCCAGCCGCTCCACCAGCAAGAACGCTCCGATTCCCAGCATCGCCGCCCCCGAGGTCCGCGTCACCGCCCGGGCCGCCACGGGCCGCGCGGAGAGCAGGGCGCGGGCGAGGACGCCCACGGTGAGGTAGACGGCGGCGCAGAGCGCCATGTGGAGCAGGCCGAGGGCCGCCGTCTGGGCCGGGACGGGCAGATGGGTGCCGCGCAGCGTGAGGAACTGGGGGAGGACGGAGAGGTAGAGCAACAGGCCCTTGGGGTTCAGGCCGCTGATCGTGGCGCCCCGCAGGAAGAGCCGCCCCTCGCCCGCCTCCGGCGCCTCGTCGGGCCCCGGCAAGGCCGGCCGCCGCAGCACGCCCCAGCCCAGCCACAGCAGGTACCCGGCGCCCGTGACGGTCAGGGCGGTCAGCAGCTTCGGCGAGCCCGCCACCAGGACCGCCAGGCCCGCCGTCGCCAGAACCGTGTGCAGGGCGTACCCCGAGACCAGGCCCGCGACCGCGCGCGGCACCGGGCGGCCGCGCAGCGCGGTCGCGATGACGTACGCCCAGTCGGCGCCCGGCACGCACACCAGCAGCAGGTCCACGGCGAGGAAGGAGAGGAGCAGCCCGGAGTTCATACCGGGGACATTAGGCGCGACTGGCCCGAAAGTGTTCCCGAAGTTTGCCCATGATCCCGGGTGCTGGGGGAAGATCTGCCTCATGGACGACGTAGACCGGAAAATCCTTGCCGAGCTGCAGCAGGACGGGCGGCTGACCGTGACCGAGCTGGCCGCCCGGGTGCGCCTCAGTGTCTCGCCGTGCCACCGGCGGCTGCGCGAGCTGGAGCGCTCCGGCGCCATCGAGGGCTACCGGGCGGTGGTGGACCCGGCCGCGCTCGGGCTGAACTTCGAGGCGCTGGTCTTCGTGTCCATGCGGCAGGAGGACCGGGACACGGTCGCCGGCTTCGAGCGGGCGGTCAGCGAGCTGGAGCACGTCCTCGACGCCCAGCGGCTGTTCGGCGAGCCCGACTACCTGCTGCGGATCGCCACCGCCGACCTCGCCGCCTTCCAGCGGCTGTACGACGACCGGCTCACGGCCCTGCCCGGCGTGCAGCGGCTGACGTCGACGCTGGTGATGAAGCACGTCGTACGGGACCGGCCGTTGCCCGCATAGCAGCGCAGGCGGCGGCTCACCGCTGGGTGAACCACCGCCTGCCAGACAGGACTTGGGGACCGGGAAAAAGGCGTGTGTTACTTGCTCGGCTTCTTGCCGGTCACGCCCAGGTGCACCAACAGCGCTAGGTTCGGCCTGAGTTCGGCCTGTTTCACGCCCCAGGTCGAAAAGCCCTTCTGGTGCGCCGCCACGGCCGCGAGCATCGCGACCAGCGAGCCGGCCACCGCCGCCGGGTTCACGTCCTTGTCGACCCTGCCCTTGGCCTGCAGTTCGGCGATGGAGTCCGCGAGGGAGTTGTTCACCGAATTCAGGATCTTCATCCGGATCTTGTAGAACCGTTTGTCCCCTTCGGCCGCGCCGAGGTCGACCACCCGCAGGATCGCGTCGTTCTTGCGCCAGAACTCCAGGAACCCTTCCACGAGTTCCTGCGCGGTCTGCCATCCGGACTTCCCGGCCCAGGACCGGCCCTCGAGCAGCTCGGTCAACCCGGCGCCCTCGGCGGCCATTTGCTCGGCGATCTCCAGGACGGCGCCTTCGACGTCCGGGAAGTACTGGTAGAAGGTCGCGGGCGAAGTGCCCGCCTTCCGGGCGACATCGATGACCTTGACATCCCGGTACGGGGAGGAGCTGAGCATCTCGCTGAGGCAGTCGAGCAGCTTCTGCCGGGTCGCCTGCCCGCGCCGACCGGCCACGCGGCCGTCGACGGTACGCACTTGTCCTGTCATGCCGTCAGCTTACCGAGGGGTGATCGAAGCGCGATTCGGCCGAGTGCAAATGGGGTGCACGGGGGTGCTGAGGGTGGTGTGCCTGGTCTGCGCGGTGCGCGCGGCCCGGTTACTTTGACGGCATGGCCGAAAACAGGGCATCCGCGAACGAAGAGACGCAAGAGGTGGAAGTGGTGTACGGGGAGGGGGTGCCCTGCTGGGTGGACGCCCAGCTGAACGACGTGGAGGCGGGCAAGCGGTTCTACGGTGGGCTTTTCGGGTGGACCTTCGAGCGGGCGCACGGCTCGCTCGCGCTGGCCGAGCTGGACGGGGAGCCCGTCGCCTCGCTGGCGCCGAAGGCGGACGGCCGGCTGCCCACGGTCTGGACGGTGTACTTCGCGACGCCGGACGCCGAGGCGCTCACCCGGCGGATCACGGCGGCCGGCGGCCAGGTGGTGATGCCCCCCACCCCGCTGGACGACCTGGGCACGGCCGCCCTCGCCGCCGACACCGAGGGCGCGGTGTTCGGGCTGTGGCAGCCGGGCAGCCACCGGGGCTTCGGACGCCGGCACGCGGCCGGCACCTTCGTCTGGGCCCAGCTCTACACCCGCGACACCGGCGCCGCCAACGCCTTCTACGGCGGCCTCTTCCACGACGCCCTCTTCGGCTCGGACGCCGAGCCCGACTTCGGCCGCGCCGAGGTCACCGAGGTCTTCCCCGCCGAGATGCCCCCGCACTTCCTCACCCACTTCCGGGTCGCCGATCTGGAGGACGCCCTCGGGGCCGTTCAGCGGCTCGGCGGCCGGGTGCAGGCGCCACCCTTCGAGACGTCGTACGGACGGGTGGCCGTCGTCACCGACAATCAGGGGGCGTCGTTCGCGCTCCTGCGGCGCTGAACCGTCCGCTTTGGTCATATTGATGGTGAGACACCCTGATTATCACCGGGTTCGCAACCAGCCGCCCGGCCAGGAAGAATCAGGGTGCGTGCCGCCACGGCGGTGCGGTGGTGAGACGCTGCACGTCGGTCGCGTACATATGGGGTGGCGCGGCCAGTACGGGGAGGTGGCAGGCAAGTGGATCAGCTGACACAGCACGATCCGCGACGGATTGGGCCGTTCGAGGTGCTGGGCCGGCTGGGCGCCGGCGGCATGGGGCTGGTCTATCTCGCGCGCTCGGCGTCCGGCCGGCGCGTGGCGATCAAGACGGTGCGCACCGAGCTGGCCGAGGACCAGCTCTTCC comes from Streptomyces sp. FXJ1.172 and encodes:
- a CDS encoding GNAT family N-acetyltransferase: MSPENWYLTEDLDEFLARAGGFLHSRPAPHTVALTVTDALRRRGPHVFGPEDPVFGVLEDAPDEGGAGAVRAVLLHTPPFPLHVTALTPAGADALAARLADLDRAVPGVSGPQETAQAFAAAWQRRTGAAGTVQQRQRLYRLAELTVPEPAPEGRARLAVGGDRELLARWYREFAGATAQEAGMDPAEWADTRIAHDGVTLWETPDGTPVSMAGTTPEIAGQVRIARVYTPAGLRGRGYAGAATAEASRVAREAGAAEVLLFTDLANPTSNALYQRIGYRPVADSTVWRFGDSAG
- a CDS encoding pyridoxine/pyridoxamine 5'-phosphate oxidase; the encoded protein is METDLHALLRSLRVWDPKVTDLRPFDPDTAPPTPLLLFTDWFADAVAAGQPEPHTMSLATVDEAGEPDVRIVMLHGADADGWTFATHRTSRKGRALTAHPSAALAFYWPVLGRQVRVRGPVTAAPAGQSQADLHARSTGALAAALTGRQSEDLSSVEELRRASEAAWERARANPAEPSPTWTLYRLRPETVEFFQGDPDRRHVRLEYRSTEFGWSRTLLWP
- a CDS encoding CorA family divalent cation transporter, which encodes MAVLFLMLQEALATFRRAAVATLLEVEELEDAMFERRRPEHVYRLVQLRRRAALLHHSLLPCLHVVDEVITRRLMSRDFPAERRRPAREFQHAGRTVLTAIEALQDAVRRALAGYSALVAGEQNGVINRLAIVSVIFLPLSFLTGFFGMNFTFLADELESRDEFWLLAVGLQVLVLFGSLYVLYRTRIWRSLRDDD
- a CDS encoding thiolase C-terminal domain-containing protein, which translates into the protein MSRGSRKVAVVGVALSDCGRVADATAYALHAQAARRALADAGLDRAVVDGLASAGLGTLAPVEVAEYLGLRPTWVDSTSVGGSAWEVMAAHAADAIAAGHANAVLLVYGSTAQADIKAGRRTGDLSFGARGPLQFEVPYGHTLIAKYAMAARRHMIEHGTTVEQLAEVAVQARANAALNPEAMFRDPVTVDDVLAGPMIADPFTKLHCCLRSDGGAAVLLAAEEYVRDCRTAPVWVLGTGEHTSHATMSEWADFTVSPAAVSGRLAFERAGVGPAEMDFAEIYDAFTYMTLVTLEDLGFCAKGEGGAFVGKGRLLVRGGELPVNTDGGGLSAQHPGMRGLFLLVEAVRQLRGEAGERQVRGRDGDVPRLGVASGTGGWFCSSGTVVLGR
- a CDS encoding acyl-CoA dehydrogenase family protein, producing MDTRLTAEQDEIRRTLRELLHKRCGSPELRAAVDGPAGYDPQLWSALADQLGLPGLALPERYGGVGCSVTELALACEETGRALAPSPLLATCVLTAPLILALGTDAQRAGLLPPLAAGTRTAALAVPGTDLATALALSGGNERYAAGGGRAGGVQARRTADGWLLYGQADQVLDGHSAGLLLVAAHTGGFARSRTRLFLVPADASGVVRTRQTALDATRSQARVQLRDVRAELLGEEEADDRAVRSALAALGDRAATVLACEAVGAAGRVLERTVEYVRQREQFGRPVGSFQAVKHRLADVYVAVQAARSAAYYAAWGTAHGEHVGALALAQALEALRTAAAEGIQLHGGIGFTWEHDAHLYFKRAAGDELLFGPPHRLRDRAAETSGLFAHGEATV
- a CDS encoding nitroreductase family deazaflavin-dependent oxidoreductase; protein product: MAAFGVRLVQRVSSTRAFARVAPHVVPALDRTVHRLTRGKVLLSARMLPGVILTSTGARSGLLRRTPLACMPEADGKSWVLVGSNFGREGHPAWTHNLLVHPEASISWKGRDIPVTARLLEGEERAEAWRAVLAFWPPYAAYQDRVTRQIRLFRLTAAADGATA